A stretch of Mycobacterium sp. ITM-2016-00316 DNA encodes these proteins:
- a CDS encoding maleylpyruvate isomerase family mycothiol-dependent enzyme, which produces MSNRDLLKRQDHYFVDFARSLTPVEWTQPSLCSMWTAHDVLAHLVIGYSISVPSLCWSMARHRMDFDETNTSLAQRLAHRCSPQELIDAFETLIDHRRGIGRLFPPGLLLGDHVLHHLDIALALRMPTDVPEEIIDAVLTTEVGLSNPFVPAKRNAAGLTLRATDTGWTTTVDGDACGTVEGGAAHLASALAGRPHSLPFLSGNGVSTLGSRISGGTGHARPDV; this is translated from the coding sequence TGCTGAAACGCCAGGACCACTACTTTGTGGACTTCGCCCGCTCGCTGACGCCCGTGGAGTGGACGCAGCCGAGTTTGTGCTCCATGTGGACCGCACATGACGTCCTCGCTCATCTCGTCATCGGATACAGCATCTCGGTGCCTTCGCTCTGCTGGTCGATGGCGCGGCATCGGATGGACTTTGACGAGACCAATACCTCACTAGCGCAACGTCTTGCGCATCGCTGCAGCCCTCAAGAGCTCATCGACGCCTTCGAAACGCTGATCGATCACCGGCGCGGTATCGGACGCCTGTTCCCGCCCGGGCTCCTACTGGGCGACCACGTCTTGCATCATCTCGATATCGCCCTGGCGCTGCGCATGCCGACGGACGTGCCCGAGGAGATAATCGATGCCGTTCTCACCACGGAGGTTGGCCTATCCAACCCCTTCGTGCCGGCGAAGCGGAACGCGGCGGGCTTGACGCTACGCGCAACAGACACTGGTTGGACCACAACGGTGGATGGCGACGCATGCGGCACGGTTGAGGGTGGGGCAGCCCACCTGGCATCGGCGCTGGCGGGACGCCCGCATTCCCTGCCCTTTCTTTCCGGGAACGGAGTTTCCACTCTCGGCTCCAGGATCTCGGGAGGAACCGGCCACGCCCGACCCGACGTGTAA
- a CDS encoding TetR/AcrR family transcriptional regulator C-terminal domain-containing protein translates to MRARFTVDEIGQCALNIVERDGVGGLTMRAVASQLKTGPMTLYNYVSGREGLEDLVVGAVVESLALPEPTDDWRADLRETATALWEVLRAHPNVIPLILMRRSVSASAFAPAEQMIAALSRSHLSEHDVLAAFRAILALVTGSAQAEFAGLFAGTPEHDEANAAGATRVGELARDQYPHIAKLAKASDQSTAAADFQRGLAIFLQGLAAVEEHPGTNRARTPTRRVNRS, encoded by the coding sequence TTGCGGGCTCGCTTCACTGTCGACGAGATCGGTCAGTGTGCCCTGAACATCGTCGAGCGCGACGGGGTGGGCGGACTGACCATGCGCGCGGTGGCTTCCCAACTGAAAACGGGTCCGATGACCTTGTACAACTATGTCAGTGGACGCGAAGGCCTTGAAGATCTCGTGGTCGGTGCGGTCGTCGAATCCTTGGCGCTGCCGGAGCCCACCGACGACTGGCGGGCCGACCTTCGGGAAACTGCAACGGCTCTGTGGGAGGTGTTGCGCGCGCACCCGAACGTCATCCCTCTGATTCTGATGCGCCGCTCGGTATCCGCGTCGGCCTTCGCTCCGGCCGAACAGATGATCGCCGCGCTATCCCGATCGCACTTGAGCGAGCATGACGTCTTGGCGGCGTTTCGTGCGATCCTGGCGCTGGTGACGGGCTCTGCCCAAGCGGAATTCGCCGGGCTCTTCGCGGGTACGCCGGAACACGATGAAGCCAACGCCGCTGGTGCCACAAGGGTCGGCGAACTCGCTCGCGATCAGTATCCCCACATCGCGAAGTTGGCGAAGGCCAGTGATCAATCGACGGCGGCCGCCGACTTCCAACGCGGCCTGGCGATCTTCCTGCAAGGCCTCGCCGCCGTCGAGGAGCATCCTGGGACGAATCGAGCGCGGACACCGACCCGACGGGTAAACCGTTCATAA
- a CDS encoding TetR/AcrR family transcriptional regulator — protein sequence MPMRKGSEDKLLDAVDDLMFTAGIEATSVDAVLARAGVSAATLYRGFRSKEALVAAALERRQQRWQQVWDDAIDAAHGDEERVLAVFDALDTFAGTRHGARWCAFLGAAAEYANPSAEIAAAINRDTDHLRHTLRRLAQQLPCADPHGLAEALLTVFTGELAMRLRGGRRDRAGMGRQIAETVLAAAVAKRR from the coding sequence ATGCCGATGCGCAAGGGCTCGGAGGACAAATTGCTCGACGCGGTCGATGACCTGATGTTCACCGCGGGCATCGAAGCCACCTCGGTGGATGCGGTGCTCGCGCGTGCGGGGGTATCGGCGGCCACCCTGTACCGGGGCTTTCGCAGCAAAGAAGCGCTGGTCGCCGCCGCGCTGGAGCGCCGCCAGCAGCGATGGCAGCAGGTGTGGGACGACGCCATCGACGCCGCCCACGGCGACGAGGAGCGGGTGCTTGCGGTCTTCGATGCGCTGGACACCTTCGCGGGCACACGGCATGGAGCGCGGTGGTGCGCCTTCCTGGGTGCCGCCGCCGAATACGCGAACCCCTCCGCGGAGATCGCCGCAGCGATCAACCGCGACACCGATCACCTGCGCCATACGCTGCGGCGACTTGCGCAGCAACTCCCGTGCGCCGACCCGCACGGCCTGGCCGAAGCACTCCTCACGGTCTTCACCGGGGAACTCGCGATGCGGCTGCGCGGCGGTCGGCGTGACCGTGCAGGGATGGGCCGGCAGATCGCCGAGACCGTCCTGGCCGCGGCCGTGGCGAAGCGACGGTAG
- a CDS encoding carboxymuconolactone decarboxylase family protein: MLPKVNISKQFSGPYEAFAAFDAQVKEATEAAGLSALLVELVKLRVSQINGCAFCLRMHTRDAVAAGESADRLAVLPAWWESQYFDEQERAALTLAERLTRIADEHTAAAPSVDIEAALSTQQIAAVAWLAVEMNGWNRIAIASHYPVGP, encoded by the coding sequence ATGCTCCCGAAGGTCAACATCAGTAAGCAGTTCTCCGGCCCGTACGAGGCCTTCGCGGCGTTCGACGCCCAGGTGAAGGAGGCGACGGAGGCGGCGGGGTTGTCCGCGCTGTTGGTCGAACTGGTCAAGCTGCGGGTATCGCAGATCAACGGCTGCGCCTTCTGTCTGCGGATGCATACGCGCGATGCCGTTGCCGCAGGAGAGTCCGCCGACCGACTCGCGGTGCTGCCGGCCTGGTGGGAATCGCAGTACTTCGACGAGCAGGAGCGGGCCGCGCTCACCCTGGCCGAACGGCTCACTCGGATCGCCGACGAGCACACCGCCGCCGCGCCGAGTGTCGATATCGAGGCGGCGTTGTCCACACAGCAGATCGCCGCCGTCGCCTGGCTGGCCGTCGAGATGAACGGCTGGAATCGCATCGCCATCGCCAGCCACTATCCCGTCGGGCCGTGA
- a CDS encoding MFS transporter, translated as MKRSFSFGSGRAMSVVVLGTCFIAATYGLVRLAYGLFLPDIQRDLDLSAAGAGYISSGSSLVYCLAAAAGFGLGDRSPRALIVAAAVTACGGAWAMAAAGTVTVFGVAAVFSSAGAGFASPALVTIVHRNVESRHADGAQSVVNAGTGPGLIGAAGLAVLVASEWRVAWTVTGFVTAGLAAAVLAADRRPRTRPTAPPRTAGTVSGRWLADHRRVIIAATLMGAGSGAVWTYGRSHLVDAGTMSESGTVGAWITLGIGATAVILTAHRMAKLPATAAWMLTCTVMTVALILLAFGPHLPLVALSAYLMFGWGFTAATSSLIAWTSAIDPAHSAAGTAILFLALTFGQAIGATALGLIITGANFTTAFVAASLMSAMAIGIAARDRARAPHGPTG; from the coding sequence GTGAAACGATCGTTTTCGTTTGGATCCGGGCGGGCAATGTCCGTCGTGGTGCTCGGAACATGCTTCATCGCCGCCACCTACGGCCTGGTGCGACTGGCGTATGGCTTGTTTCTTCCCGACATTCAGCGTGATCTCGACCTGAGCGCGGCGGGGGCGGGTTACATCTCCTCGGGTTCGTCGCTCGTCTATTGCCTGGCCGCCGCGGCCGGCTTCGGCCTCGGCGACCGATCGCCACGCGCCCTGATTGTGGCCGCGGCCGTCACCGCCTGTGGCGGTGCGTGGGCCATGGCCGCCGCCGGTACCGTCACGGTGTTCGGTGTCGCCGCCGTATTCAGTTCGGCCGGTGCGGGTTTCGCCTCCCCAGCGCTGGTGACGATCGTGCACCGCAATGTCGAGTCTCGGCACGCCGACGGTGCGCAGTCGGTGGTCAACGCCGGCACCGGGCCGGGCCTGATCGGTGCCGCGGGTTTGGCAGTGCTGGTCGCCTCCGAATGGAGGGTCGCCTGGACGGTGACCGGATTCGTGACTGCCGGCCTCGCCGCAGCAGTACTGGCCGCCGACCGACGCCCCCGCACCCGACCAACTGCGCCGCCACGGACAGCGGGCACGGTGTCGGGTCGGTGGCTGGCCGACCACCGGCGCGTCATCATCGCGGCAACGCTCATGGGAGCGGGCTCCGGCGCGGTGTGGACCTATGGCCGCAGCCATCTCGTCGACGCAGGAACGATGTCCGAGAGCGGCACGGTGGGCGCCTGGATCACGCTGGGCATCGGTGCCACCGCAGTGATTCTCACCGCCCATCGGATGGCCAAGCTGCCCGCCACCGCGGCCTGGATGCTGACCTGCACGGTGATGACCGTCGCGTTGATACTGCTGGCCTTCGGGCCCCATCTCCCGCTGGTGGCACTGTCGGCCTACCTCATGTTCGGCTGGGGATTCACGGCCGCGACGTCATCGCTGATCGCATGGACGTCGGCCATCGACCCCGCCCATTCTGCGGCGGGCACCGCAATACTGTTCTTGGCGCTGACATTCGGGCAGGCAATCGGCGCGACAGCACTCGGGCTCATCATCACCGGCGCGAACTTCACCACCGCCTTCGTTGCGGCATCGCTGATGTCGGCGATGGCGATCGGCATCGCCGCACGGGACCGAGCGCGGGCGCCTCACGGCCCGACGGGATAG